In a genomic window of uncultured Sphaerochaeta sp.:
- the secG gene encoding preprotein translocase subunit SecG, protein MFVIVSLLLIFLVAVQDEQSEGLGGIFGGGSNTAFGSHASSVVTKATGTLAVLFLVLALVVAFVNKTPSQDKLLDSVTTEQVQQTTDWWKSSEAAAAEQVPGTAN, encoded by the coding sequence TTGTTTGTAATTGTGAGCCTCCTCCTGATCTTCCTCGTAGCAGTACAGGATGAACAGAGCGAAGGTCTTGGCGGGATTTTCGGTGGTGGCAGCAATACTGCATTTGGCTCGCATGCCAGCAGTGTCGTGACCAAGGCAACGGGAACGTTGGCGGTACTGTTTCTGGTGCTTGCCCTCGTAGTAGCTTTTGTCAACAAGACTCCGTCTCAAGACAAACTGCTCGACTCCGTGACTACCGAGCAGGTTCAGCAAACCACCGATTGGTGGAAGAGCAGCGAAGCTGCAGCTGCTGAGCAGGTTCCTGGTACTGCCAACTAG
- the folD gene encoding bifunctional methylenetetrahydrofolate dehydrogenase/methenyltetrahydrofolate cyclohydrolase FolD: MQVLTGKEVADGVHSQLAASCTEFVKKYGYAPTLAVILVGNDPASESYVAGKKKACLELGYGHKDYHLPAETSQEALVSLVDSLNADPMVHGILVQMPLPSHLDGDAVIQAISVEKDVDGFHPQSVGNLLIGHPGFVSCTPQGVMEMLDYYQVETAGKHVVILGRSNIVGKPMASLLIQKGRDATVTVCHSRTANLSGITRQADILIAAIGKPLFVTSDMVKEGCIVIDVGINRVQDPSRKRGYRLVGDVDYEQVAPLCKAITPVPGGVGVMTIAMLMKNTMQAALQLASKDFQ; this comes from the coding sequence ATGCAAGTACTGACAGGAAAGGAAGTGGCGGATGGCGTACACAGCCAACTTGCTGCATCATGCACAGAATTTGTGAAGAAGTATGGATATGCACCAACCTTGGCTGTCATCCTGGTAGGCAACGATCCCGCAAGCGAGAGCTATGTTGCGGGCAAGAAAAAAGCCTGTCTGGAACTTGGCTACGGTCATAAGGACTATCACCTTCCTGCCGAAACCAGTCAAGAAGCATTGGTCTCCTTGGTTGACTCGCTCAATGCAGATCCCATGGTACATGGAATTCTCGTTCAGATGCCACTTCCATCACATCTTGATGGGGATGCCGTCATCCAAGCCATATCCGTTGAAAAAGATGTGGATGGATTTCATCCCCAGAGTGTCGGCAACCTTCTGATCGGGCATCCCGGCTTTGTCAGCTGCACCCCCCAGGGAGTGATGGAAATGCTCGATTATTATCAGGTTGAGACTGCTGGCAAGCATGTGGTCATTCTGGGAAGAAGCAATATCGTCGGCAAACCCATGGCAAGTCTCCTGATCCAGAAAGGTCGTGATGCAACCGTAACCGTCTGCCATTCCAGAACAGCAAACCTCTCTGGTATCACGCGCCAGGCAGATATCCTCATCGCGGCCATTGGAAAGCCTCTCTTCGTCACCTCCGACATGGTCAAAGAGGGTTGTATTGTCATAGATGTCGGAATCAATCGTGTGCAGGACCCCAGTCGGAAACGTGGCTACCGGCTGGTAGGGGATGTCGACTATGAACAGGTCGCCCCGCTTTGCAAGGCCATCACTCCGGTTCCCGGTGGGGTCGGAGTCATGACCATAGCCATGCTTATGAAAAACACTATGCAAGCTGCATTGCAGCTTGCATCCAAGGACTTTCAATGA
- a CDS encoding phosphoglycerate kinase: MILNTIRECDFTNKKALVRVDFNVPLKDGVVTDDTRIRAALPTIKYLLDGGAAVIVMSHFGRPKGKKNPEFSMAPIAKCFSELLGKNVTLAADVIGSEVEAQVKQLKAGDVLLLENVRFYAEEEANDAAFAKSLASFGDVYVNDAFGTAHRAHASTEGVAHYLPSYAGFLIEKEVKFMGPLLDNPEKPFVAIIGGSKVSSKIGVLESLIRTSDTIVIGGGMAYTFLAVQGHSIGKSLVEEEYKDTASSFLAKAKEKGVQVILPVDHLCGAAFSADTEVVAVDGVDIPENLIGMDIGPKTVSKIVEAVLGAKSVVWNGPMGVFEFDSFAQGTLTVAKALAQSSATSVVGGGDSVAAINKFDLADKISHVSTGGGASLEFLEGKVLPGIKALEK; this comes from the coding sequence ACGTGTAGATTTCAATGTACCACTCAAAGATGGTGTCGTCACTGACGATACCCGTATTCGTGCTGCCCTTCCTACCATCAAGTATCTGCTTGACGGTGGTGCTGCAGTTATTGTGATGAGCCATTTCGGCCGCCCCAAGGGGAAGAAGAACCCTGAGTTCTCCATGGCCCCCATCGCCAAGTGTTTCTCCGAATTGCTTGGCAAGAACGTCACCCTTGCCGCAGATGTCATCGGCAGTGAGGTGGAAGCACAGGTAAAACAGCTTAAGGCTGGTGATGTACTGTTGCTTGAGAATGTCCGTTTCTATGCAGAAGAAGAAGCCAATGATGCAGCCTTTGCAAAGAGCCTTGCCTCGTTTGGTGATGTATATGTGAATGATGCCTTCGGCACCGCTCACCGTGCGCATGCCTCAACGGAAGGTGTTGCACACTATCTTCCCTCCTATGCAGGTTTCCTGATCGAGAAAGAAGTTAAGTTCATGGGTCCTCTGTTGGATAATCCCGAAAAGCCGTTTGTGGCTATTATCGGTGGTTCGAAGGTATCCAGCAAGATCGGTGTATTGGAAAGTCTTATCCGCACCAGTGACACCATTGTCATCGGTGGTGGCATGGCCTACACCTTCCTTGCTGTCCAGGGGCATTCCATCGGAAAGAGCCTGGTCGAAGAGGAGTATAAGGACACGGCCTCATCCTTCCTTGCAAAAGCAAAGGAGAAAGGTGTGCAGGTCATTCTTCCCGTTGACCATCTCTGTGGTGCGGCGTTCAGTGCCGATACCGAAGTGGTGGCTGTCGATGGGGTGGATATTCCTGAGAACCTGATCGGCATGGATATTGGTCCGAAGACGGTTTCGAAGATTGTCGAAGCTGTGCTTGGTGCCAAGAGTGTCGTCTGGAACGGCCCGATGGGTGTGTTCGAGTTCGATTCCTTTGCCCAGGGAACCCTGACCGTGGCGAAGGCACTTGCACAGAGCAGTGCTACAAGCGTTGTTGGCGGTGGTGACTCGGTTGCCGCAATCAATAAATTCGATCTGGCTGACAAAATCAGTCACGTCAGCACCGGTGGTGGAGCTTCCCTTGAGTTCCTCGAAGGCAAGGTTCTGCCGGGCATCAAGGCATTGGAGAAATAA
- a CDS encoding response regulator, producing MKVVVADDESRVCALICALIDWEGLGLELVGTAYDGISALHLIEEEKPDLVITDIRMPGLDGLQLIEQSKRIDAHIQFIIISGHKQFDYAQSAIKFGVAEYLLKPIKQTELHQTLLRMRENHIRQTEQQQHSLNLEKQVQQDRDHLRMTAFSSFLEMQDPRMLRPWHIAESCMLVGIVGVQGKERIQVGQLISSKLQDMMSKLPCTPCIQMYKGDIYLLWMYPARQNPLSEAYISQIMDLLKIQTQIFGDLRCTLALGIEAADLEQLKASLLSARQALATRLVKGHGSVYQAQKVYAQHSAAYVRQLDECFAQACAQTNSETLQWCPQVFSEFEKNHEQPYTILESLSTAANHAITFIRDHGNDDLAAFDMESIEQAQSLEEAIQQFHAAFSKLHASFLAMQETAIAKPIRLALEYISTHYQDELLSLESVSGIVQLNSSYFSALFKKSVGKGFADYIVDLRIRRAKELLVETNVSIANIAMQIGYRDPKHFAKLFKKCCQIKPNEYRKLYG from the coding sequence ATGAAGGTAGTAGTAGCGGACGATGAATCGAGAGTTTGTGCATTGATTTGCGCACTCATCGATTGGGAAGGGCTTGGCCTGGAATTGGTTGGAACAGCCTATGATGGTATCAGTGCCCTGCACTTGATCGAAGAAGAGAAACCGGATCTGGTTATTACGGATATCAGGATGCCTGGTCTCGACGGCCTGCAACTGATAGAACAGTCAAAACGTATAGATGCACATATACAATTCATCATCATCAGTGGGCATAAGCAGTTCGATTACGCCCAGAGTGCTATAAAATTCGGGGTTGCAGAGTATTTGCTCAAACCCATCAAACAAACCGAATTGCATCAAACGTTGCTGAGAATGCGTGAGAACCATATTCGACAAACCGAACAACAGCAACACTCACTCAATCTTGAAAAACAGGTCCAACAAGACCGAGACCATCTGAGAATGACAGCCTTTTCTTCCTTCCTCGAAATGCAGGACCCCAGGATGCTCAGGCCTTGGCACATTGCCGAATCCTGTATGCTTGTTGGCATTGTCGGAGTACAAGGAAAAGAACGCATTCAGGTAGGACAATTGATCAGCAGCAAGCTGCAGGACATGATGAGCAAACTGCCATGCACACCCTGTATTCAGATGTATAAAGGGGATATTTACCTGTTATGGATGTATCCTGCCCGACAAAACCCGCTCAGTGAGGCCTATATATCTCAAATCATGGATTTGCTCAAAATCCAAACACAGATTTTTGGGGATCTGCGCTGTACGCTTGCACTGGGTATTGAAGCTGCAGATCTGGAACAGTTGAAAGCTTCGTTGTTGTCAGCGAGGCAAGCTTTGGCGACCAGGTTGGTCAAGGGACACGGCTCGGTCTATCAGGCACAAAAAGTCTATGCACAACACAGTGCAGCCTATGTGCGTCAACTGGACGAATGCTTTGCCCAGGCTTGCGCTCAAACCAACAGTGAGACGTTGCAATGGTGTCCGCAGGTATTCTCAGAATTTGAGAAAAATCATGAACAACCCTATACCATTTTGGAAAGCCTTAGCACTGCTGCAAACCATGCCATAACATTTATCAGGGACCATGGAAATGATGATTTGGCTGCATTCGACATGGAATCCATAGAACAAGCCCAAAGCTTGGAGGAGGCAATACAGCAGTTCCATGCTGCTTTTTCCAAACTGCATGCATCATTCCTAGCCATGCAAGAGACAGCTATAGCAAAACCCATTCGCCTTGCATTGGAATATATCTCCACGCATTACCAGGATGAATTGCTGAGCCTTGAAAGCGTCAGTGGAATAGTCCAGCTGAACAGTTCCTACTTCAGTGCCTTGTTCAAGAAAAGCGTTGGCAAGGGTTTTGCCGACTACATCGTGGATTTGCGCATCAGAAGAGCCAAGGAATTATTGGTGGAAACAAATGTTTCAATAGCCAATATTGCCATGCAAATTGGCTATAGGGACCCCAAGCATTTTGCAAAACTCTTCAAAAAGTGCTGTCAGATAAAGCCCAATGAGTACAGGAAACTGTATGGCTAA
- a CDS encoding NAD-dependent protein deacylase, with the protein MVEKQAVFAKKFSVLEAMIKGARSAVVLTGAGISTLSGIPDFRSSKGLYSEKWGNLAVEEILSLSFFSKHPEVFYAWARDVWYGLEHYQPNIVHQALSSMEEKGYLEGLFTQNIDMLHSKAGSKRCYEVHGSAKHHHCTHCNAYYSYEQIAPIVRSGEVPLCTQCNSVIKPDIVFYGENLDSMILFRAYEMFSHTDLCLVLGSSLVVQPAASFPSHALQHGAPLVVVNAQKTGYDNAATLHFSDLNQFGEALASHLATLEVRKRLV; encoded by the coding sequence ATGGTGGAAAAACAAGCTGTCTTTGCCAAGAAGTTCTCTGTCCTTGAGGCAATGATCAAGGGGGCAAGGTCAGCTGTTGTTCTCACGGGTGCCGGTATCTCAACGCTTTCGGGCATACCCGATTTCCGCAGCAGCAAAGGGCTCTACTCAGAAAAGTGGGGAAACCTTGCTGTTGAGGAGATACTCTCGCTCTCCTTCTTTTCAAAACATCCTGAAGTGTTCTATGCATGGGCACGTGACGTCTGGTATGGATTGGAACACTACCAACCCAACATAGTGCACCAAGCTCTCTCTAGTATGGAGGAGAAAGGCTATTTGGAAGGCCTTTTCACCCAGAACATTGACATGCTCCACAGCAAAGCAGGAAGCAAGAGATGCTATGAGGTGCATGGTAGTGCAAAGCACCACCACTGCACCCATTGCAATGCCTATTACAGCTATGAGCAGATAGCCCCGATCGTACGCTCGGGAGAGGTGCCCCTCTGTACACAGTGCAACTCGGTGATAAAGCCCGACATCGTTTTCTATGGTGAGAACCTTGACTCCATGATTCTGTTCCGCGCCTATGAGATGTTCAGCCACACCGATCTCTGTCTGGTGCTAGGCTCCTCATTGGTTGTGCAGCCCGCAGCATCATTCCCGTCCCATGCCTTGCAACATGGAGCTCCTCTTGTCGTGGTGAATGCCCAGAAAACCGGCTACGACAATGCTGCCACCCTGCATTTCTCTGACCTGAACCAGTTCGGTGAAGCGCTGGCTTCCCATCTTGCAACGCTTGAGGTGAGAAAGCGTCTGGTTTGA
- a CDS encoding peptidylprolyl isomerase has product MKRIAVVMVLILLIGSALTAATIGAPAATVRLTKTTPITMAELDAEVKEYQESAKSAGQDPAQIDPLQVLNLLINNELFRQGAARDGVKITDAMIDSAYKSQKSSLEASYGQALTDAQFAEVIANNFGSVEAYRKMIGEQLMVDSYVRLKKADVLGKPVTITDAEILSFYRKNKTQFVSPETVKLSHIYIPMVEDQATNESNKALLDDVAKRIKNGSLTFEKAVVDYSQDAQSKNKAGDIGWLTMDNTEALAGLGDTFFDVAFTTEVGTTSDVVTSLNGYHILKILAYNETKILALDDQISPNTTSTIRDYIRSQLSQTKQQETYYQAINSLVDELRKSASVNILYKK; this is encoded by the coding sequence ATGAAACGTATCGCTGTAGTGATGGTCCTCATTCTTCTCATCGGCTCCGCCCTTACGGCAGCCACCATCGGCGCACCTGCCGCAACGGTAAGACTTACCAAGACAACTCCGATCACGATGGCTGAGCTCGATGCAGAAGTCAAGGAGTATCAGGAGAGTGCCAAATCTGCTGGCCAGGATCCGGCCCAGATTGATCCTTTGCAGGTTCTGAACCTTTTGATCAACAATGAGCTATTCCGCCAGGGAGCGGCACGCGATGGTGTGAAGATCACCGATGCCATGATTGACAGCGCATACAAGAGCCAGAAGTCCAGTCTTGAGGCTTCTTATGGCCAAGCCTTGACCGATGCACAATTTGCAGAGGTCATCGCAAACAATTTCGGTTCTGTTGAGGCCTATCGCAAGATGATTGGTGAACAGCTGATGGTCGACTCCTATGTACGGCTGAAGAAGGCGGACGTCTTGGGTAAGCCGGTTACCATAACCGATGCGGAGATACTCTCTTTCTACCGCAAGAACAAGACACAGTTTGTGAGTCCTGAAACAGTCAAGTTGAGCCATATCTACATTCCCATGGTGGAAGACCAAGCGACAAACGAAAGCAACAAAGCCCTGTTGGATGATGTTGCCAAGAGGATCAAGAACGGTTCGCTGACGTTTGAAAAGGCTGTGGTCGACTACTCACAGGATGCCCAGAGCAAGAACAAGGCCGGTGATATCGGCTGGCTTACCATGGACAATACCGAGGCACTGGCTGGCCTTGGAGATACGTTCTTTGATGTGGCATTCACGACGGAGGTCGGAACCACCAGTGATGTGGTGACCTCTCTCAACGGGTACCATATCCTGAAGATACTGGCCTACAACGAGACCAAGATTCTGGCTCTTGATGATCAGATCAGCCCGAATACCACCAGTACCATCAGAGACTATATCAGAAGCCAGCTTTCGCAAACGAAGCAGCAGGAAACCTATTATCAGGCGATCAACAGTTTGGTGGATGAGCTTCGCAAGAGCGCTTCCGTAAATATTTTGTATAAGAAGTAA
- a CDS encoding phosphoribosyltransferase family protein — protein MVVKEFISCDSIRDSALKLAHHMYKEDHFVPDIIYASLRGGAYMANVFSEYYKMVRIREQGRPVFYAAVVARSYGFLRSQTNVMVDGWTYSPEHLRTGDKILLVDDIFDTGKTVNALANIIMTKGIPREDLKIAVYDYKVPLYKKEEPLPIQPDYYCRKHVLNSPEDERWIHYNCHEFLGLSSQEIDEQFTDEEVRDILHEVRGDNQ, from the coding sequence ATGGTGGTTAAGGAATTCATAAGTTGTGACTCAATCCGGGACAGTGCCCTTAAGCTAGCACATCACATGTACAAGGAAGATCACTTTGTACCGGATATCATTTATGCATCCCTTCGTGGTGGGGCCTATATGGCCAATGTGTTCAGTGAATATTACAAGATGGTAAGAATCCGTGAGCAGGGCAGGCCTGTGTTCTATGCAGCCGTTGTAGCTCGTTCCTATGGTTTCCTGAGAAGCCAGACCAATGTCATGGTTGATGGCTGGACCTATTCGCCGGAGCATCTGAGAACCGGGGATAAGATTCTGTTGGTTGATGACATATTCGATACAGGCAAGACCGTGAATGCTCTGGCCAATATCATCATGACCAAGGGTATTCCCCGTGAGGATCTGAAGATTGCTGTCTATGACTACAAGGTGCCTCTCTACAAGAAAGAGGAGCCGCTTCCGATACAACCCGACTACTACTGCCGCAAGCACGTTCTCAACAGTCCTGAGGACGAACGGTGGATCCATTACAACTGCCATGAGTTCCTGGGTCTCAGCTCCCAGGAGATTGACGAGCAGTTCACTGATGAGGAAGTACGGGATATCCTGCACGAAGTACGTGGGGATAATCAGTAA
- the tpiA gene encoding triose-phosphate isomerase, whose product MRKPYIAGNWKMNMTPSEGKAFAAELVKALEGSSVKVMIAPPYVTIPAVLEAVKGSSVIVAAQNMSDNLSGAYTGEVSAKMLKDLGVTNVILGHSERRALYHENDQFINRKVLLALSEGMDVDLCIGETLEEREAGKLEEVLTRQVTEGLKGVSAEQMKHITLAYEPVWAIGTGKTATPEDADAAHAFVRSLVAKLYTKGVAEELIIQYGGSVKASNAKALMSKEHIDGALVGGASLSVEQFLPIVNFDK is encoded by the coding sequence ATGAGAAAACCCTATATTGCAGGCAACTGGAAGATGAACATGACCCCCAGCGAAGGCAAGGCATTTGCCGCTGAGTTGGTGAAGGCTCTCGAAGGCAGTTCGGTGAAGGTGATGATCGCACCGCCGTATGTCACCATTCCCGCTGTGCTTGAGGCTGTCAAAGGTTCTTCGGTCATCGTTGCCGCACAGAATATGAGTGACAACCTCAGTGGTGCCTATACCGGTGAGGTAAGTGCCAAGATGCTCAAGGATCTCGGTGTCACCAATGTAATACTTGGTCACAGTGAGAGAAGGGCTCTCTACCATGAGAATGATCAGTTCATCAACCGCAAGGTCCTGCTTGCCCTTTCCGAAGGGATGGATGTGGATCTGTGCATTGGCGAAACGCTTGAGGAGAGAGAAGCCGGCAAGCTTGAGGAAGTTCTTACCCGTCAGGTCACCGAAGGGTTGAAGGGCGTGAGTGCAGAACAGATGAAGCACATCACCCTTGCGTATGAACCTGTTTGGGCGATCGGAACCGGCAAGACTGCCACTCCTGAGGATGCTGATGCTGCACATGCATTTGTCCGCTCACTTGTTGCAAAACTCTACACAAAGGGTGTTGCAGAAGAGCTGATTATACAGTATGGTGGTTCAGTGAAGGCTTCGAACGCGAAAGCCTTGATGTCCAAGGAGCATATCGACGGAGCATTGGTAGGTGGAGCTTCCCTTTCTGTGGAACAGTTCCTTCCGATCGTGAACTTCGATAAGTAA
- the miaB gene encoding tRNA (N6-isopentenyl adenosine(37)-C2)-methylthiotransferase MiaB, whose translation MIHTYWLETYGCQMNVAESNALELQLKGAGLVPATQADQADCAILNTCTVRKSADNRIWGRLGYFAHIKTQRKLTLIVTGCMAERLQEDLKDEAPQVDYVIGTNDKQRIVNILTSVDGKMDEHSQSYSFGSSYYQEGEFSSYIPIMNGCNNFCSYCIVPYVRGREVSRPLDDILKEMAFLDSKGVKEVTLLGQNVNSYHYEHEQSIINFPKLLKHLCALPLSSIRWIRFESPHPKDFTHELIQVIAEEEKIARHLHIPLQSGSSRILALMNRKYTKEQFIRLIDDLREAIPSVTFSTDVMVGFPSETEEEYQETLAVLGHMRCLEAFMYYYNPREGTRSVDMQEQIGEEEKGRRLQALIEFQHAIFAEEKLKRSNSRVEVLVTQVSKHDKESMLGKTEHNEMVVFPSHDAKGSLVHVQLTGLSGNTYTAQKVGEN comes from the coding sequence ATGATTCACACGTACTGGCTGGAAACCTATGGATGCCAGATGAACGTTGCCGAAAGCAACGCACTGGAACTTCAGCTGAAGGGAGCAGGGTTGGTTCCTGCGACCCAAGCCGACCAAGCGGATTGTGCCATTCTCAACACGTGCACCGTTCGCAAGAGTGCAGATAATCGCATCTGGGGAAGACTGGGATACTTTGCGCATATCAAAACCCAGCGCAAACTCACCCTCATCGTTACCGGATGTATGGCTGAACGTTTGCAGGAAGATCTCAAGGATGAAGCTCCCCAGGTCGATTACGTCATCGGAACAAACGACAAGCAGCGCATCGTCAACATTCTTACCAGCGTAGACGGTAAAATGGACGAGCACTCCCAATCCTACTCCTTTGGCTCTTCATATTATCAGGAAGGGGAGTTCAGCTCGTACATCCCCATCATGAATGGATGCAACAATTTTTGCTCCTACTGCATAGTTCCCTATGTTCGGGGAAGGGAAGTTTCGCGTCCTCTTGATGATATTCTTAAGGAAATGGCCTTCCTTGACTCCAAGGGTGTGAAGGAAGTGACACTGCTCGGGCAGAATGTGAACAGTTACCACTATGAGCATGAGCAAAGCATCATCAACTTCCCGAAACTCCTCAAGCATCTGTGTGCCCTTCCCTTGTCTTCCATTCGATGGATCCGCTTTGAAAGTCCTCATCCGAAGGATTTCACGCATGAGCTGATCCAAGTGATAGCAGAAGAGGAGAAGATTGCCCGTCATCTCCATATTCCCCTGCAAAGCGGATCATCAAGGATTCTCGCCCTGATGAACCGCAAATACACCAAAGAGCAGTTCATCAGGCTCATAGATGATTTGCGGGAAGCGATTCCTTCCGTAACCTTCTCAACCGATGTCATGGTGGGCTTTCCATCCGAGACCGAGGAAGAGTATCAGGAAACATTGGCTGTACTTGGTCACATGCGTTGCCTAGAGGCGTTCATGTACTACTACAATCCTCGCGAGGGGACGAGGTCTGTGGATATGCAGGAACAGATAGGGGAAGAAGAGAAGGGCAGACGGTTGCAAGCATTGATTGAATTCCAGCACGCAATTTTTGCAGAGGAAAAACTCAAGCGCAGCAACTCCAGAGTTGAAGTCCTGGTTACCCAAGTCTCCAAACATGACAAGGAAAGCATGCTCGGGAAGACCGAGCACAACGAAATGGTTGTCTTCCCTTCTCATGATGCAAAAGGTTCCTTGGTGCACGTTCAGCTCACCGGACTTTCGGGTAACACCTATACGGCACAAAAGGTGGGGGAGAACTGA
- the map gene encoding type I methionyl aminopeptidase → MIRLKTEEQIKHIREACHLTARLMDELSRYIEVGMSTLDIDQYCYQFIIKNKGVPAFLHYEGFPATACISVNEEVIHGIPSSKRIIAEGDLVDVDLGINLNGHFSDMARTFIIGKTKDEYRKLCEVTEQSLKLAIEAAQAKGARIQDISAAVYKHASKHGYGVVRDYCGHGVGLAVHEEPEIPNYTSSYLPNPRLREGMVLAIEPMINLGTHKVKVLANDWTVVTMDGLPSAHFEDTVACTKNGLEVLTVLD, encoded by the coding sequence ATGATACGTCTGAAGACTGAAGAACAAATCAAACACATCCGTGAGGCCTGTCATTTGACTGCCCGTCTCATGGATGAACTCTCAAGGTATATCGAAGTGGGAATGTCCACGTTGGATATCGATCAGTATTGTTATCAGTTCATCATCAAAAACAAGGGTGTTCCCGCATTCCTTCACTATGAAGGATTCCCTGCCACTGCCTGTATTTCGGTGAATGAGGAAGTCATTCATGGAATTCCGTCTTCCAAGCGCATCATTGCTGAAGGTGATTTGGTTGATGTTGATCTTGGGATAAACCTGAACGGACATTTTTCTGATATGGCCCGTACCTTCATCATCGGCAAGACCAAGGATGAGTATCGCAAGCTGTGTGAAGTAACCGAACAATCACTGAAGCTTGCAATTGAGGCAGCACAGGCAAAGGGCGCAAGGATACAGGATATCAGCGCTGCGGTCTACAAGCATGCTTCGAAGCATGGATACGGTGTCGTTCGTGACTATTGCGGACATGGGGTAGGGCTTGCAGTACATGAGGAGCCGGAGATTCCCAATTACACCAGTTCCTATCTTCCCAATCCCAGGCTGAGGGAAGGCATGGTGCTCGCCATCGAGCCGATGATCAATCTGGGAACCCACAAAGTGAAGGTGCTTGCCAACGATTGGACGGTTGTTACCATGGACGGGTTGCCATCGGCTCATTTTGAGGATACTGTTGCCTGTACCAAGAATGGTTTGGAAGTTTTGACCGTACTCGATTGA
- the nusB gene encoding transcription antitermination factor NusB, protein MKTRHKARELAVQTLYALDFNKELDGTHIPDIFSGTTEAEYAELEDEVKVYGMYLVKGTLENLEQVNELISRFSLNRPLERIDLVDRNILRMSVFCLLYGDIHPHIVIDEAVKLSQDFSTEVNYKFINGILDTMQKQLFPVQESAKHDTSED, encoded by the coding sequence ATGAAAACACGACACAAAGCACGAGAATTGGCAGTACAGACCCTCTACGCTCTTGATTTCAACAAGGAGCTCGATGGTACGCATATCCCAGATATTTTCAGCGGGACCACCGAGGCTGAATATGCTGAATTGGAAGATGAGGTTAAGGTCTATGGTATGTACCTGGTGAAAGGTACACTGGAGAACTTGGAACAGGTCAACGAGTTGATCAGCAGATTCTCCCTCAACAGACCCTTGGAACGCATCGACCTGGTGGACAGGAATATCCTTCGCATGAGTGTGTTCTGCCTGCTCTATGGGGATATCCATCCTCATATCGTCATTGATGAGGCTGTGAAGCTCAGTCAGGATTTCTCCACCGAAGTGAACTACAAGTTCATCAACGGAATTCTTGATACCATGCAGAAGCAGCTCTTTCCGGTACAGGAGTCTGCAAAGCATGATACGTCTGAAGACTGA